The sequence GCATGCCCGCCAACGCCGGGCGGTTCCGGCTGGCGGCCGGGCCGGACGGAGCCACGTACGAGCACGCCGACTCCGCCGCCGACCTGGCCCTGGACGTACGCGAACTGGCCGCCTGCTACCTCGGCGGGACCCGCGTCCAGGAACTCGTCGCCGCCGGGCTGGTACGGGAGCACACCCCCGGCTCGGCGGCGGCGCTGGACGCGGCCTTGCGGACGGCCGTACTGCCGCACACGGCGGACGAGTTCTGACGCAGGGCCACATCGGGGCATCGGGGGCGGTCGGACGGGCCGCCCCCGAACGCCGGGATCAGGCGGGCAGCGAGATCCGGGCGGCGGACATCCCGAAGCCGGCGCCCAGGACGGCGGTGGCCAACCGATCGGGCCGCGCGTGCAGGTCCTCCGGCCGGTAACGGCGGATCTTCTGGTGCCAGTTGAGGATGCCGGCGTGCCAGTCCTTCAGCTCGCCCACGTACGCGTCCAGGGCCTGCCGGGCCGGCCGGTCGAGTTTCCAGTCGTCGTAGAGCAGCGGCAGCTGCGTCGCCACGATGTGCTCGAACTCCTCGGTGCGCCGCGTCATCAGCTCATGACAGATGCGCAGGGCCTGCGGGTAGTCGATGCCGAAGAAGGTGCGGGCGACCAGGATGTAATTGTGGACCTCGCCCTCGACCTCCACCTCCTTCTGGTAGGAGTAGATGTCGTTGATCATGCAGGCGGCGTCCGCGACCGCGTTCTCCAGGGACCGGATCGTCCCGGAGGCGTAGATCTCCTCGGGGATGCCCCGGCCCCGGTGCCCGAGCCGACACAGGTACATCGTGAGGTGGCTGCCGAAGGTGTGGCGGCGCATCTCCGCGTAGTCCACCGGGTCCGGGACCCGGTTCCGGATCTGGTTGTCCACCTCCCACAGCCAGCTCTCCATCATGCTCACCAAGGTCGCCCGGAACTCGGCACGGTGCTCGGCGGCCATCGCGGCGGTCGTGCGCACCCACAGATCGCCGAGCGCGCGCTCCATCGCGGTCACCGGTTCCGGCTGTTCGGCGTGGTCCACCGGGATCATGGCGATCAGGCGGGCCGTCGTCGCCTTGGCCGCCGGAAGGTTCCTGCCCTGGGCGAAGACCACCGGGTAGTAGTCGTCCCCGTACGTGCCCCAGGTCAGCCAGCAGGCGTTGAGGGCCAACTCCTGCGGCGTCGCGTCGGGGTCGATGCCCGCCGAACAGAGCGCGAAGTCGAAGCCCCGCAGCCGCTCCTCGGTCCAGATCGCCGAACCGGGGTCGCCGGGCTGCGGGTCCAGCAGACCCATCCGCCGGGACCAGGCCACGGACTCCTCGCGCGCGTGCGCCAGGTGCGGGCTGATCCCCAGCCGGTGCGGCATGTAGATGTCCGGGACGACCGAGGGGCCGGTGCGCTCGAAGGGGACGTGAGTGAAGGAGCGGTGGCGCAGTTCCATCGAACGCCGGGTGAACACGGACCGCAGGTCGAGCGCGGTGGTGCCGAGCCCGGACGGTTGGAAGGGCAGGGCCGCCGCGGCGGTGGGCCTGGCCTCCTTGTTCATGTAGCGGCTGGAGACCATGTGCCACTCGTGGCCACCGGACTGCCAGTCCTGCAAACCCTTGGCGTAGGCGAGGACGGCCGCGATCTCCGTCGGGTCCAGCGCGTGATCGACGAAGAGCTGCGGGAGTTCGCCGATCGCGGTCTGCTCGAACTGGTGGAGGCGGGAGGTGAGCAGGTCGTTGGAGGCCTCGGCGGCCTCCTGGGTGGTGCAGCCCAGGAAGGTCTCCAACACCAGCACGGCATTGGAGAGTTCGCCCTCGTCGGCCACCTCCCGCTGGTAGGAGAAGAGGTCGTTCCTGATGTGCACGGCGTCGGCGAAGGCGTCGCGCAGCACACCGAGCGGGCGCGAGTGCGCGACACGAGCGGGCACCTCGGCGCACACGTACTCGATCAGGCCGGCAGACCAGGGGGCGCCGCCCACCTTGCGGCGCATCTCGATGTATTCGAGCGGGTTCGCCACGCGCCCGATGTTGATGTTGGCGAGCTCCCACATGGACTCGTCGAGGAGGTTCTTCGTGGACAAGGAGAACCGTTCCCGCCAGTCCGCGGACATCGCGGGGACCGTCCGCGCCCAGAGGTCCGCGAGCCCGGCCTCCACCGGGTTGGTCGGCTCGGGGAACCCGTCGGACAGGTCCATGGGCATGAAGGCGGCGAGCCGGTCGAGGTACCGCTTGGCGCCGTCACGGTCCTGCGAGCGCTTGTACATCTCCAGGAAGTGGTCGTCGAAGAAGAACACCCACACGTACCAGTCGGTGACCAGAGCCAGCGCGTCGCGGTCGCAGTCGGGGTGGGTGTACGCGCAGAGCAGCGCGTAGTCGTGCGAGTCGAGGTCGCTCTCCTCCCAGACGCCTGAACCCTCCAGCATCCCGAAGCCGCGCGCCCACCGCTTGGTGTGGGCCCGCGCGTGCTCCAGGTGGGGGTTCAGTCGTGCCGGATAGGGCACATAGAAATCCGGCAGTTGAAACGGCTGCGTCACGGCGGGGTCGGCCTTTCGTCCATGGGTGCGGGGGCCCGGTCGACCCGGACCCCCGCACGAGATCAGCAGTGCCCTACCCCTGGTGACCGCGGGATAAGGGGCGGTTCACCGCTTCAGGTGAGGATCCGGGCTTCCGCCGGCGCGGGCCCCTCGCACCGGATAACGGTGGGGACGTCGAAGGTCTCCCGCTCGACGGGCCCGCCCGTCTCAGGTGACCGAGTCGTCGTTCTGCGGTGCGGGCGACTGCCGGGGGATCGACGGCGACCGGCGCCGTGGATCGTGGCCGAACTGCTCGGCCTGCATCGCGTACATGGAGGCGTACCGGCCGCCCAGCGCCAGCAGTTCGTCGTGACCGCCCCGCTCGACGAGCCGGCCCTCGTGGAGTACGTAGATGACGTCGGCGAACCGCACCCCGGACATCCGGTGCGTGACGAGGACGACCGCGCGCTCGGGTCCGGCGAGGCCGCGGATGCTGTCGAAGGCGGCGATCTCCGCCTCCGGGTCGAGCGCCGACGTGGGCTCGTCCACCACCAGGAGGCGGGCGTCGCGGAAACGGGTGCGGGCGAGACCGAACTTCTGCCACTGCCCGCCCGACAGCTCCGAGGCACCCCTGAACACCCGGGCGAGCAGGGTCTCGTAGCCGTGCGGCAGCTTCTCGACGATCCGGTCGGCCCCGGCGTACCGGGCGGCGGCCACCACCTCCGAAGCCTGGTCGACGGCGCGCTCGGGGTCCTCCTTCCCCGGGCGTCCGATGGCGATGTTGGTACGGGCGGTCACCGGCCAGCGTTCGAAGTCCTGGGTGAGGAGCGCGACCCGGTCGAAGACCTGCTCCCGGTCGGCGTCCCGCACGTCCACCCCGTCCCAGGTGACCGAACCCGCGTCGGGCAGGTGCAGACCCGCCAGCAGTTTGACGAGGGTGCTCTTGCCGGAGCCGTTCTCGCCGACCAGCGCGACCACCTGGCCCGCCTCGATGGTGAGCGAGACCCCGCTGAGGGCGGGCTCGTCCCGGTCCGGGTAGCTGAAGTCCACGTCCCGCAGCCGCACCGCGGCGAGCCGCTCGGGCAGCGGGGCCCCGCCGGACGGGATGGCGCGGCGGGCCGCCTCGGCGACGAACCGTTCCAGGTCCCGTACGTACAGGGACTCCTCGTGCAGGGTGTTGGTGGTGGCCACGAGCGCCCCCAGGCTCGCCGAACCGGTGCGCACCGCGATCACGGCGGTACCGGCGACGGCGAGGTCCATCCGGCCGGAGACGATGAGCGCGCCCATCGCCCCGTAGGTGACCAGGGCCGCGAGGCCGGAGAGCGCGGCGGCCAGCAGTTCGGTGGCGGCCTTGTCCTTGGCGAGGCGGGTGGCCTCGCTCTCGGCGACCTCGGCCATGTTGCGGTAGTGGCCCAGCAGGTAGCGGCCGACGCCGTGCACCCGTACCTCGGGGGCCGACGTACGGGAGATCAGCAGCTGGCCGATGAGCCGGGCGGCCCGTACGTGCTCCACCCAGGTGATCATCGACAGGTAGCGGCGCTGCGCCACCCGCATCGCGCCCCAGCCGCGCGGGGCGGCGATCAGCAACAGCATCGGCAGCAGCAGGGGGTGCAGTACGGTCAGCACCCCGGCGGTGGCGATCAGGGAGATGACCCCGCCGAGGGTGGCCACGCAGGCGCCGACCGTGCGGCGGGCCGAGGGCGGACCCCACTGGGCACTGTCCAACAGCCGCCGGAACTCCCCGTCCTCGATGGCCTCCAGCTCCACCTCGACGGCGGCGCTCAGGTACTGCTCGTACGCGGCCCGTTCGACCTTGGGCTCCAGCCGTCCGGCGGCCGCCGTGGAACGGGCGGCGAGCACGGCCCCCAGGACGGCCACCAGCGCCCCGGCGGCGAGGGCGGGCAGGGCCGCGTACAGCCGGTCGGCGGCGCTGCCCTCGCTCAGCAGCGTACGGAACACATCGCTGATGACGAGCAGCCCGACGGCGGAGGTGACCCCTTGCCCGGCCTCGGCGGCGGCGACGGTGAGCAGGGCGGGCCGGTCGGTGTCCCAGGCGAGGCGCAGGGTTCCGCCGACCATGCGGGGCATGGAGCGCAGGGTGGTCAGCAGCCGCCCTTCGAGTGCGGCGTATTCGTGGTTGGACCAGCCGGCGTCGTAGCGCAGGGGCCCGCCGAAGAGGCGCCGTTCGCTCTCGGAGACGGCGGGCTCGGGGGCTTCGGGTCGCTTGAGGAGCCTCATGCGCGGCCACCCCCGCCCGGTGTCGGGTCGAACGCCACATGAACGTGCACGGATCGCAAGATTCCTCCCGAGGTGCCGCGGCTGCGCACTGACGCCGCAAGAACGTGGCTGCTCAGAGCGGCGTCACGGGACCGGGGGAACGAATACCCGCACACAGGTGCGACGACGCGCCGGACCCCATGCGCCGTGCGGAGCCCCGGCGTTCGAACCACCCGTAGGTGTCGATGCCCCCCTTCGAGGGATTGCGCGGGACGCGGCGGGGGGTGGGCCTTCGGCCGGTCGCCCGTCGGATCAGGCGGCCCGGATCGCCCGGTCGATCTCGGCCCCGGTCCGGGCCACGACGACGGGCCACTCGTCCCTGAGGGCCGCCGGCAGACGTGCGTGGTCCTCGTCCCGCCGGATCATGGTCGGCCCGCCCGGCACGATGAGCACGGCGCCCAGCCGCCGCAGCAGGTCGGCCAGGAGGTCCATGACCCCGCCCCCTCCGAAGCGGTTGAAGGTGATGCCGGTCGGATCGTTCAGGTACACCCCGGCCTCCTCGCCGTCCGCCGTACTCACCTGAAGGAAGCCGATCTCGGGGTCCCGGGCCACCACGTGGGGGCCGAGGATCTCGTGGGCGGCGCCCATGTCCAGCGACGCCGGCTCGCCGTTCTCGAAGCGGCATACGAAGATGTCGAAACTCATGGAGTCCATTCTGGCGAGGGGCGCGAGCTGCGGGGAGGGTGTGCGTGTTCTCGACTACAAGGATTCAGCGTGTCCGCGACGTGGCGGTGGAGAACGGGGGGCGGTCCACGAAGTGGTCCGGTGGTTACTCCTTCGCCTGGTGCAGCGGAGCTGGGACGGTCGCGCCGGATTCGGCGCGCTGGAGGTCGAGTTCGGTGTCGTCCTGGGGATGAAGCTCCCTCCGGGCTTCAGGGGGGACGCACTGTCCATCACCGAGGAATCGGTGGCCGCTGTCGATCCCGGCGTCGACGGCCTGCCGGGCCGGCTGTTCCTTCTCGCGGACGGAATCGTGCAGGGTGCACTTCGTGCGCTGCACGTCCGTGCACGTCTACCACTCCGAGCCCGACGGCGGGTCGGGGACGGGAACGGAGCCGCCCGGCCCCTGGGCTCCGTGAGTGTGGAGCGAGTCGAGCGCCCCGGGGTGTCGGAGCGTGGGGTGATTGTCGGATTGGGTTAGGTTTGCCCCGATATTCGTTTCGGGATTCCGAGAGGGACGCTCATGGCGATCGATCTGGACAAGGTGCTCGACAAGGCGTGGGCCGACAAGCCGCTCGCCGAGGTGCTCGCGGCACCCGTCGCCGCGCTCAAGGGCGTCAGCGACGAGGACGGCAAGTTGCTGCACCAGGCCTTCGGGGTCAAGACCGTCGCCGACTTCGGGCAGCTGAAGTACGTGCGCTGGGCCCAGGCCCTCGTCGCGCTGAACCAGACCGTCAAGGCGTAGTCACCCACCAGGTCCGCGTGCTCGGGGCGCGTGGGCCTGAACGAAAGAACCGTCCCCCTCACCCTTCGGCAGGGTGAGGGGGACGGCCTGTGTTCCGGGGAGCGGACTACTCCGACTCGCCCTCCAGGTTGCCCTCCGTGTCCAGGTAGACCTGGCGCAGGGATTCGAGGATCTGCGGGTCCGGCTTCTCCCACATGCCGCGCGACTCGGCCTCCAGCAGGCGCTCCGCGATGCCGTGCAGGGCCCAGGGGTTGGCCTCCTCCAGGAAGGCGCGGTTGGTCGGGTCCAGGACGTACGTCTCGGTGAGCTTGTCGTACATCCAGTCCGCGACCACGCCCGTCGTGGCGTCGTACCCGAAGAGGTAGTCCACCGTCGCCGCGAGCTCGAAGGCGCCCTTGTAGCCGTGGCGGCGCATCGCCTCGATCCACTTGGGGTTCACCACACGGGCCCGGAAGACACGCGAGGTCTCCTCGACCAGGGTGCGGGTCTTGACCGTCTCCGGGCGGGTGGAGTCACCGATGTAGGCCTCGGGAGCGGTACCCCGCAGGGCGCGGACCGTGGCCACCATGCCGCCGTGGTACTGGAAGTAGTCGTCCGAGTCCGCGATGTCGTGCTCGCGGGTGTCCGTGTTCTTCGCCGCGACCGTGATGCGCTTGTACGCCGTCTCCATCTCGTCCCGGGCGGGGCGGCCCTCCAGGCCCCGGCCGTACGCGTAGCCGCCCCACACCGTGTAGACCTCCGCGAGGTCGGCGTCCGTACGCCAGTCGCGGGAGTCGATCAGCTGGAGGATGCCCGCGCCGTACGTACCCGGGCGCGAGCCGAAGATACGGGTCGTCGCGCGCCGCTCGTCACCGTGCTCGGCCAGGTCCGCCTGGGCGTGCGCCCGGACGAAGTTCTGGTCGGCCGGCTCGTCCAGCGAGGCCGCCAGCCGCACCGCGTCGTCCAGCAGGCCGATGACGTGCGGGAACGCGTCACGGAAGAAGCCCGAGATGCGCAGCGTCACGTCGATGCGCGGGCGGCCCAGCTCGTCGAGCGGGATCGGCTCCAGGCCGGTGACGCGGCGCGAGGCCTCGTCCCAGACCGGGCGGACACCGAGGAGGGAGAGGGCTTCCGCCACGTCGTCGCCCGACGTGCGCATCGCGCTCGTGCCCCACAGGGACAGGCCCACCGAGGCCGGCCACTCGCCGTTGTCGGTGCGGTAGCGGGTGAGGAGGGATTCGGCCAGGGCCTGGCCCGTCTCCCACGCGAGGCGGGAGGGGACGGCCTTCGGGTCGACCGAGTAGAAGTTGCGGCCCGTCGGCAGGACGTTGACCAGGCCGCGCAGCGGCGAGCCCGAAGGGCCCGCCGGGATGAAACGGCCGTCCAGGGCGGCGACCACGTGGGCGATCTCGTCCGTGGTGCCGGCCAGACGCGGGACCACCTCACGGGCCGCGAACGACAGGACCGCCGCGACGTCCGCCGGGTGGTCCGCCGCGACCGAGGACACGGCGTCCAGGGACCAGTTCGCGTCCTCCATCGCCTGGACCAGGGCGCGGGCCTGCTCCTCCACCGTGTCCGCCGAGGTACGGGTGGCCTTGGACTCGTCCAGGCCGAGCGCCTCGCGCAGACCCGGAAGGGCCGTCGTACCGCCCCAGATCTGGCGGGCGCGCAGGATCGCGAGGACCAGGTTGACCCGGGCCTCACCGGTCGGCGCACCACCCAGGACGTGCAGACCGTCACGGATCTGGGCGTCCTTGACCTCGCACAGCCAGCCGTCGACGTGCAGCAGGAAGTCGTCGAAGCCGTCGTCGTCCGGGCGCTCCTCCAGACCGAGGTCGTGGTCGAGCTTGGCGGCCTGGATCAGCGTCCAGATCTGCGCGCGGATGGCCGGCAGCTTCGCCGGGTCCATCGCGGAGATCTGCGCGTACTCGTCCAGGTGCTGCTCCAGGCGCGCGATGTCGCCGTACGACTCCGCGCGCGCCATCGGCGGCACCAGGTGGTCGACCAGCGTGGCGTGCACCCGGCGCTTGGCCTGGGTGCCCTCGCCCGGGTCGTTGACCAGGAACGGGTAGATGAGCGGCAGGTCACCGAGGGCGGCGTCGGGCGCGCACGCGGCGGACAGGCCCGCGTTCTTGCCGGGCAGCCACTCCAGGTTGCCGTGCTTGCCCAGGTGGATCATCGCGTCGGCGCCGAAACCGCCGTCCTCGGCGCGCGCCTGGATCCACCGGTACGCGGCCAGGTAGTGGTGCGAGGGCGGCAGGTCCGGGTCGTGGTAGATCGCGATCGGGTTCTCGCCGAAGCCGCGCGGCGGCTGGATGAGGATGAGCAGGTTCCCCCGGCGCAGGGCCGCGAGGACGATGTCACCCTCCGGGTTGGCGGAGCGGTCCACGAACATGTTGCCCGGGGCCTCGCCCCAGTGCTCGGTGACGCTGTCCCGCAGCTCGGCCGGGAGCTGCGCGAACCACCGCTTGTAGTCGGCGGCCGGGATCCGGACCGGGTTCCGGGCCAGCTGCTCCTCGGTCAGCCAGTCCTGGTCGTGGCCACCGGCCTCGATCAGGGCGCGGATCAGCTCGTCGCCGTCGCCCGAGACCAGCCCCGGGATGCCCTCGGTCGGACCGAAGTCGTAGCCGCCGGCGATGAGGGTGCGCAGCAGCTCCACGGCGCTGGCCGGGGTGTCGAGGCCGACCGCGTTACCGATCCGCGAGTGCTTGGTCGGGTACGCGGACAGGACCAGCGCGACCTTCTTGTCGCGGCGATCGATGTGCCGCAGACGGGCGTGACGTACGGCGATGCCCGCGACCCGGGCGGCCCGCTCGGGGTCGGCGACGTAGGCGGGCAGGCCGTCCTCGTCGATCTCCTTGAAGGAGAACGGGACGGTGATCAGGCGGCCGTCGAACTCGGGCACCGCGACCTGCGTGGCGGCGTCCAGCGGGGAGAGGCCCTCGTCGTTCTCCTCCCAGGCGGCGCGCGAGCCGGTCAGGCACAGGGCCTGCAGGATCGGCACGCCGAGACCGGCGAGCGCGCCCGCGTCCCAGGACTCGTCGTCGCCGCCCGCCGAGGCGGTGGCGGGCTTGGTGCCGCCCGCCGCGAGGACGGTCGTGACGACCGCGTCGACCGACTCCAGCGCCGCGATCAGTTCCGGCTCGGGGGTGCGCAAGGAGGACACGTACAGCGGCAGCGCCTGGGCGTCGTGGCCCTCGATCGCGTCGCACAGGGCGTGCACGAAGGAGGTGTTCCCGCTCATCTGGTGGGCGCGGTAGTACAGCACCGCGATCCGCGGGCCCTCGGTGCGCTGCGGGGTGCGCTCCAGCGGCCCCCAGGTGGGGGAGGCCGCGGGCGGCTCGAAGCCGTGACCGGTGAGCAGGACGGTGTCGGAGAGGAACCGGGCCAGCTGCTCCAGGTTCGCCGGGCCGCCGTGGGCGAGGTAGCCGTGGGCCTCGGCCGCGATGCCGATGGGGACCGTGGAGGCCTCCATGAGCTGGGCGTCCGGAGCCTGTTCGCCGGTCAGGACCACGACCGGGCGGGTCTGGCCGGGGGCCAGGAGCAGGTCGAGGCCGTCCTGCCAGGCGCGGAGGCCGCCGAGGAGGCGTACGACGACCAGGTCGACCCCGTCGAGGAGGCCGGGCAGGTCGTCGAGGGGGAGACGGGAGGGGTTCGCGAACCGGTACGGGACGGGGCCGTCCGCCGTGTTCGCTGCGCGGGCGCTGAGCAGATCGGTGTCGGACGTCGACAGCAGCAGGATCATGCGGCGGCAGGCCTTCCTCGGGGTTTCCGCGCCCCGGGCAGTGTGAGGACAGCGGGAGTTCCTGACTCACCCCGGTCGCCGGATCGCTCCGCGGGGTTCACAGTGGCGGGACCGCGCCGGAATCGCACCGGGCTTCCTCCCATGTCGCCGTCCTCGGCGACGGCGGGCCGTGTGGTCCGCCGGAAGGTCATCTTAGGGGGCGGGTGGCTTCTGCCGGGTGGTGGGTCGTGTGCCGTGTGGTCCGCCGGGTGCGACGCCGTCGCCGGGGCTCTGCCCCGGACCCCGCGCCTCAAACGCCGGCGGGGCTGGGACGGGGCGGGACGGGGCGGGGTGCTGAACGGGGTGGGCGGGGCCGGAAGGGTGGCTTGGGCGGTGGTGGGGGCGAATGTCGCTGGTGGGGGTGGTGACGGACACAGGTCGCGGGCACCCGATCGTGGGTATGCTCGCGGCCATGCCCCAGCCCCCTTCCGCCGCATCGCGGGACGAACCCGTCATACGGGAGCGCGGTGACGCCTGCCCCGGTGCGCTGCGGCTGCACGCCGCGGACGACGGGTTCCTGGCGCGGGTCCGGGTACCGGCCGGGCTGCTCACCGTCGAGCAGGCCTCGGCGCTGGCGCTCGCCGCCGACCGGTTCGGGGACGGGCACCTGGAACTGACCTCGCGCGGCAACGTGCAGCTGCGCGGCCTGGCCGACGGGTGCGGCGCCGGGCTCGCCGAGCTGCTGGACCGGGCCGGACTGCTGCCCGCGCCGAGCCATGAGCGGGTACGGAACATCGTGGCGACGCCCCTGTCCGGCCTGGACGGACCCGACCGGCCCGACGCGTCGGCCTGGGCCGTGGAATTCGACCGGCTGCTGTGCGCCGCCCCCTGGGCGGCCGCGCTGTCCGGGCGGTTCCTGTTCGCCTTCGACGACGGCCGCGGCGACGTGGCCGCGCTCGCCCCCGACGTGACCGTGCTCGGCCGCTCCCGGGGCCGGGCACTGGTTCGGCTCGGTCGGTCCGACGACGCCGTGGAACTCGCCGGGCAGGACGCCCCGCGGGCGGCGCTGCTGGCCGCCCGATACTTCCTCGACGCCGCCGCCGAAGCCGGTACGCAGGCCTGGCGGGTGGCCGAACTGCCCGCCGAACACGCCCTGGACGAGGTCGAGTTCGTCCGCCGTCTCGACGCCGCCGGTATCGCCGCCGAGACCGCCCGCGCCGTGGATCGGCCATACGCGCCGCCGCCCCGGCCCTCGCGCACGGGCGGGCACGACCGCGCCACCCTGTGCGTGCTGCCCCCGCTCGGCCGGATCGACTCCGCCCAGTGGCGGGTCCTGGTGGAGGTCGCCGACGAGGGCAGCGGCCGGCTGCGCGTCACCCCGTGGCGCAGCGTCGTCCTGCCCTCGGCGGGTGAGCGGGCCGCCGCCCGCATCGAGGCGGTCGGCCTGGTCCTCACCCCCGACAGTCCCTGGGAGAACGTCACCGCCTGTACGGGACGGCCCGGTTGCGCGAAATCCCTCGCGGACGTACGCGCCGACGCGCGGGCCGTCGCCGACCGGGCGCGCGGTCCGCTGCCCGTGCACTGGTCCGGCTGCGAGCGCCGCTGCGGGCATCCGCGCGGCACCGCCTGGGTGGATCTGGTCGCCACCGGCTCCGGATACCGGCTCGCCGCACCCGGCCGCCCCGTACGCGACGACGTACGGCCCACCGAACTTGCCGCGGCACTCGCGGACGCCCGCACCGACCCCGACGTAGTGAAGAAATGAGCGAGTACACCGTGTTTGAGTACGAGAAGGACGGCGCGGCCATCTACCGCCAGTCCTTTGCCACGATCCGCGCCGAGGCGGACCTCTCCGGGCTGCCCGACACGGTCGCCCAGGTCGCGGTGCGCATGATCCACGCCTGCGGAATGACCGACCTCCCGCAGGACCTCGGCTACACCCCCGAGGTCGTGCTGCGCGCCCGCGCGGCGCTGGAGGCGGGCGCGCCGATCCTGTGCGACGTGCAGATGGTCGCCAGCGGTGTCACCCGTAAGCGGCTGCCTGCCGACAACGACGTGATCTGCACGCTCTCCGATCCGGCCGTACCGGAACTCGCCGCGAAGATGGGCACCACGCGCAGCGCCGCCGCCCTGGAGGTCTGGCGCGACCGCGGCCTGCTGGAGGGCTCGGTCATCGCCGTCGGCAACGCGCCGACCGCCCTGTTCCGGCTGCTGGAGATGATCGAGGAGGGCGCCCCGCGCCCCGCCGCCGTCATCGGGGTCCCGGTCGGTTTCATCGGCGCCGCCGAGTCCAAGGACGCCCTCGCCGCCCACCCCTCGGGCCTCGACCACCTGATCGTGCGCGGCCGGCGCGGCGGCAGCGCGATGGCCGCCGCCGCCCTCAACGCCATTGCGAGCGTGGCCGAATGAGCGACATCGCCAAGGGCCGGCTGTACGGGGTCGGGCTCGGCCCCGGCGACCCGTCGCTGATGACCCTGCGCGCCGTCGAGGTGATCGCCGAGGCCGATGTCGTGGCCTACCACAGCGCCCGCCACGGCCGTTCCATCGCCCGCTCGATCGCCGCGAAGCACCTGCGCGCCGACCACGTCGAGGAACCGCTGGTCTACCCGGTCACCACCGAGACCACCGACCACCCCGGCGGCTACCAGGGGGCGATGGAGGAGTTCTACGAGGCCGCCGCCGCCCGGCTCGCCGCGCACCTGGACGCCGGCCGGACCGTCGCCGTGCTCGCGGAGGGCGACCCGCTCTTCTACGGCTCGTACATGCACATGCACAAGCGGCTCGCCGACCGGTACGAGGCCGAGGTCATCCCCGGCGTCACCTCCGTCAGCGCCGCCGCCGCCCGGCTCGGCACCCCGCTCGTCGAGGGCGAGGAGGTGCTGACCATCCTCCCCGGCACCCTGCCCGAGGAGGAGCTCACCGCCCGCCTCGCCGCCACCGACTCGGCGGTCGTGATGAAGCTCGGCCGGACCTTCCCCGCCGTCCGCCGCGCGATGGAGAGCAGCGGCCGGCTCGCCGAGGCCCGCTACGTCGAGCGGGCCACCATGGCCGGCGAGCGCACCGGACTCCTCGCCGACATCGAAGCCGACAGCGTGCCGTACTTCGCCGTCGCCGTGCTCCCCAGCCGCATCGGCAACCCGGGCAGCGTCCCGTCCGGCCCCGGCGAGGTCGTCGTCGTCGGCACCGGCCCGGCCGGCCCGCTGTGGCTCACCCCGCAGACCCGGCGCGCCCTCGCCGACGCCGAGGTCCTGGTCGGCTACACCACCTACCTGGACCGGGTGCCCGTCAA comes from Streptomyces virginiae and encodes:
- a CDS encoding terpene synthase family protein, whose protein sequence is MTQPFQLPDFYVPYPARLNPHLEHARAHTKRWARGFGMLEGSGVWEESDLDSHDYALLCAYTHPDCDRDALALVTDWYVWVFFFDDHFLEMYKRSQDRDGAKRYLDRLAAFMPMDLSDGFPEPTNPVEAGLADLWARTVPAMSADWRERFSLSTKNLLDESMWELANINIGRVANPLEYIEMRRKVGGAPWSAGLIEYVCAEVPARVAHSRPLGVLRDAFADAVHIRNDLFSYQREVADEGELSNAVLVLETFLGCTTQEAAEASNDLLTSRLHQFEQTAIGELPQLFVDHALDPTEIAAVLAYAKGLQDWQSGGHEWHMVSSRYMNKEARPTAAAALPFQPSGLGTTALDLRSVFTRRSMELRHRSFTHVPFERTGPSVVPDIYMPHRLGISPHLAHAREESVAWSRRMGLLDPQPGDPGSAIWTEERLRGFDFALCSAGIDPDATPQELALNACWLTWGTYGDDYYPVVFAQGRNLPAAKATTARLIAMIPVDHAEQPEPVTAMERALGDLWVRTTAAMAAEHRAEFRATLVSMMESWLWEVDNQIRNRVPDPVDYAEMRRHTFGSHLTMYLCRLGHRGRGIPEEIYASGTIRSLENAVADAACMINDIYSYQKEVEVEGEVHNYILVARTFFGIDYPQALRICHELMTRRTEEFEHIVATQLPLLYDDWKLDRPARQALDAYVGELKDWHAGILNWHQKIRRYRPEDLHARPDRLATAVLGAGFGMSAARISLPA
- a CDS encoding ABC transporter ATP-binding protein, encoding MRLLKRPEAPEPAVSESERRLFGGPLRYDAGWSNHEYAALEGRLLTTLRSMPRMVGGTLRLAWDTDRPALLTVAAAEAGQGVTSAVGLLVISDVFRTLLSEGSAADRLYAALPALAAGALVAVLGAVLAARSTAAAGRLEPKVERAAYEQYLSAAVEVELEAIEDGEFRRLLDSAQWGPPSARRTVGACVATLGGVISLIATAGVLTVLHPLLLPMLLLIAAPRGWGAMRVAQRRYLSMITWVEHVRAARLIGQLLISRTSAPEVRVHGVGRYLLGHYRNMAEVAESEATRLAKDKAATELLAAALSGLAALVTYGAMGALIVSGRMDLAVAGTAVIAVRTGSASLGALVATTNTLHEESLYVRDLERFVAEAARRAIPSGGAPLPERLAAVRLRDVDFSYPDRDEPALSGVSLTIEAGQVVALVGENGSGKSTLVKLLAGLHLPDAGSVTWDGVDVRDADREQVFDRVALLTQDFERWPVTARTNIAIGRPGKEDPERAVDQASEVVAAARYAGADRIVEKLPHGYETLLARVFRGASELSGGQWQKFGLARTRFRDARLLVVDEPTSALDPEAEIAAFDSIRGLAGPERAVVLVTHRMSGVRFADVIYVLHEGRLVERGGHDELLALGGRYASMYAMQAEQFGHDPRRRSPSIPRQSPAPQNDDSVT
- the cobN gene encoding cobaltochelatase subunit CobN, with protein sequence MILLLSTSDTDLLSARAANTADGPVPYRFANPSRLPLDDLPGLLDGVDLVVVRLLGGLRAWQDGLDLLLAPGQTRPVVVLTGEQAPDAQLMEASTVPIGIAAEAHGYLAHGGPANLEQLARFLSDTVLLTGHGFEPPAASPTWGPLERTPQRTEGPRIAVLYYRAHQMSGNTSFVHALCDAIEGHDAQALPLYVSSLRTPEPELIAALESVDAVVTTVLAAGGTKPATASAGGDDESWDAGALAGLGVPILQALCLTGSRAAWEENDEGLSPLDAATQVAVPEFDGRLITVPFSFKEIDEDGLPAYVADPERAARVAGIAVRHARLRHIDRRDKKVALVLSAYPTKHSRIGNAVGLDTPASAVELLRTLIAGGYDFGPTEGIPGLVSGDGDELIRALIEAGGHDQDWLTEEQLARNPVRIPAADYKRWFAQLPAELRDSVTEHWGEAPGNMFVDRSANPEGDIVLAALRRGNLLILIQPPRGFGENPIAIYHDPDLPPSHHYLAAYRWIQARAEDGGFGADAMIHLGKHGNLEWLPGKNAGLSAACAPDAALGDLPLIYPFLVNDPGEGTQAKRRVHATLVDHLVPPMARAESYGDIARLEQHLDEYAQISAMDPAKLPAIRAQIWTLIQAAKLDHDLGLEERPDDDGFDDFLLHVDGWLCEVKDAQIRDGLHVLGGAPTGEARVNLVLAILRARQIWGGTTALPGLREALGLDESKATRTSADTVEEQARALVQAMEDANWSLDAVSSVAADHPADVAAVLSFAAREVVPRLAGTTDEIAHVVAALDGRFIPAGPSGSPLRGLVNVLPTGRNFYSVDPKAVPSRLAWETGQALAESLLTRYRTDNGEWPASVGLSLWGTSAMRTSGDDVAEALSLLGVRPVWDEASRRVTGLEPIPLDELGRPRIDVTLRISGFFRDAFPHVIGLLDDAVRLAASLDEPADQNFVRAHAQADLAEHGDERRATTRIFGSRPGTYGAGILQLIDSRDWRTDADLAEVYTVWGGYAYGRGLEGRPARDEMETAYKRITVAAKNTDTREHDIADSDDYFQYHGGMVATVRALRGTAPEAYIGDSTRPETVKTRTLVEETSRVFRARVVNPKWIEAMRRHGYKGAFELAATVDYLFGYDATTGVVADWMYDKLTETYVLDPTNRAFLEEANPWALHGIAERLLEAESRGMWEKPDPQILESLRQVYLDTEGNLEGESE